One window from the genome of Pyrus communis chromosome 16, drPyrComm1.1, whole genome shotgun sequence encodes:
- the LOC137721325 gene encoding elongator complex protein 6-like isoform X1, giving the protein METGGGLLDEALGHLSRRVVLLEDCVDTSAAFVLHHILKRSLSQSPHSTSNAVVFVAFAHPFSHYDRILRRLGCNLAAQRDNNRFFFLDMLMDCPDEGKNSDCGLIALYGKIQKTVSALAQENNCVTVMIDDISLMEVAAKGSTNLVLDFLHYSHTLISESGCSLIMLNHEDIYSGTAKPTLILQMEYLADILIRAEPLATGLASDVHGQLTVKNRGIYDGHEGSRNKVSNFQFKVKENGVEYFYPGSKT; this is encoded by the exons atgGAGACGGGAGGAGGCTTATTGGACGAAGCGCTAGGGCATCTCAGCCGCCGCGTTGTGCTCCTCGAAGACTGCGTCGACACTAGCGCCGCTTTCGTCCTCCACCACATTCTCAagcgctctctctctcagtcTCCCCACTCCACCTCCAACGCCGTCGTTTTTGTTGCCTTCGCCCACCCCTTCTCTCACTACGATCGCATCCTCCGAAGACTC GGTTGCAATTTGGCTGCACAGAGGGACAATAATAGATTCTTTTTTCTTGACATGCTTATGGACTGCCCAG ATGAAGGGAAAAACAGTGATTGTGGACTAATTGCTTTGTATGGGAAAATCCAAAAGACTGTAAGTGCCTTAGCTCAAGAGAACAACTGTGTCACCGTTATGATTGACGATATTTCCCTCATGGAGGTGGCTGCCAAGGGATCTACAAATCTTGTGCTAGACTTTCTGCATTACTCTCACACTTTAATATCAGAATCT GGTTGTTCTTTAATCATGCTCAATCACGAGGATATCTATTCAGGCACAGCGAAGCCTACCCTTATTTTACAGATGGAGTATCTAGCGGACATTCTGATAAGGGCAGAACCGTTGGCCACTGGGTTAGCCTCAGATGTGCACGGGCAG TTGACAGTTAAAAACAGGGGGATTTATGATGGGCATGAGGGATCGAGAAACAAGGTGTCGAATTTCCAATTCAAAGTAAAGGAAAATGGTGTCGAGTATTTCTATCCCGGAAGCAAGACTTGA
- the LOC137721325 gene encoding elongator complex protein 6-like isoform X2, whose protein sequence is METGGGLLDEALGHLSRRVVLLEDCVDTSAAFVLHHILKRSLSQSPHSTSNAVVFVAFAHPFSHYDRILRRLGCNLAAQRDNNRFFFLDMLMDCPDEGKNSDCGLIALYGKIQKTGCSLIMLNHEDIYSGTAKPTLILQMEYLADILIRAEPLATGLASDVHGQLTVKNRGIYDGHEGSRNKVSNFQFKVKENGVEYFYPGSKT, encoded by the exons atgGAGACGGGAGGAGGCTTATTGGACGAAGCGCTAGGGCATCTCAGCCGCCGCGTTGTGCTCCTCGAAGACTGCGTCGACACTAGCGCCGCTTTCGTCCTCCACCACATTCTCAagcgctctctctctcagtcTCCCCACTCCACCTCCAACGCCGTCGTTTTTGTTGCCTTCGCCCACCCCTTCTCTCACTACGATCGCATCCTCCGAAGACTC GGTTGCAATTTGGCTGCACAGAGGGACAATAATAGATTCTTTTTTCTTGACATGCTTATGGACTGCCCAG ATGAAGGGAAAAACAGTGATTGTGGACTAATTGCTTTGTATGGGAAAATCCAAAAGACT GGTTGTTCTTTAATCATGCTCAATCACGAGGATATCTATTCAGGCACAGCGAAGCCTACCCTTATTTTACAGATGGAGTATCTAGCGGACATTCTGATAAGGGCAGAACCGTTGGCCACTGGGTTAGCCTCAGATGTGCACGGGCAG TTGACAGTTAAAAACAGGGGGATTTATGATGGGCATGAGGGATCGAGAAACAAGGTGTCGAATTTCCAATTCAAAGTAAAGGAAAATGGTGTCGAGTATTTCTATCCCGGAAGCAAGACTTGA